In the Hyla sarda isolate aHylSar1 chromosome 9, aHylSar1.hap1, whole genome shotgun sequence genome, TGTAGTCTGtttattggggggtgtagtgATAATGTAGTCTGtttattggggggtgtagtgataatgcagtctgtttattgggggtgtagtgataatgcagtctgtttattggggggtgtagtgataatacagtctgtttattggggggtgtagtgataatgcagtctgtttattggggggtgtagtgataatacagtctgtttattggggggtgtagtgataatgcagtctgtttattggggggtgtagtgataatgcagtctgtttattgggggtgtagtgataatacagtctgtttattggggggtgtagtgataatgcagtctgtttattggggggtgtagtgATAATACAGTCTGTTTATATGGGGGGTGTAGTGATAATGCAGTCTGtttattggggggtgtagtgataatgcagtctgtttattgggggtgtagtgataatgcagtctgtttattgggggtgtagtgataatgcagtctgtttattgggggggtgtaGTGATAATGCATTCTGtttattggggggtgtagtgataatacagtctgtttattggggggtgtagtgataatgcagtctgtttattgggggtgtagtgataatgcagtctgtttattgggggtgtagtgataatgcagtctgtttattggggggtgtagtgATAATGCAGTCTGTTTATATGGGGGGTGTAGTGATAATGCAGTCTGTTTATTGGGGGTGTAGTGATAATGCAGTCTGtttattggggggtgtagtgataatgcagtctgtttattgggggtgtagtgataatgcagtctgtttattgggggtgtagtgataatgcagtctgtttattggggggtgtagtgataatgcagtctgtttattggggggtgtagtgataatgcagtctgtttattggggggtgtagtgataatgcagtctgtttattggggggtgtagtgataatgcagtctgtttattggggggtgtagtgataatgcagtctgtttattgggggtgtagtgataatgcagtctgtttattggggggtgtagtgataatgcagtctgtttattgggggtgtagtgataatgcagtctgtttattggggggtgtagtgataatgcagtctgtttattgggggtgtagtgataatgcagtctgtttattggggggtgtagtgataatgcagtctgtttattggggggtgtagtgataatgcagtctgtttattggggggtgtagtgataatgcagtctgtttattggggggtgtagtgATAATGCAGTCTGTTTATTGGGGGGTATAGTGATAATACAGTCTGTTTATTGGGGGGTAGTGATAATACAGTCTGTTTATTGGGGGTGTAGTGATAATACAGTCTGtttattggggggtgtagtgataatacagtctgtttattggggggtgtagtgATAATGCAGTCTGTTTATATGGGGGGTGCAGTCTGTTTATTGGGGGTCTGAACTTTTCTAGGAAATGAGTTGTTTAGCGATGCCATTACCTAGTACAGGGGCCCTTGTCACTGTTTGGCAGTGTTCTCTTTTAATGCCGCCTGTAGGGGGGTAAATAGGAGGTTTTTATTCTGGTTGTCATGGTTACATTGAAGCCGTAGATCATCCATTCTTTACACTGCAGGCTGCATCTATAGAACAGGAAACAAGGTTTAAATTGTGAAATCTGAGCATAGAGAACGGGATGTGATCGGTGATCGGCCGATCCACAGGTGTTTACATCTTCCTCTTCCTCTGCTGATCTTTGTGACCACACCACCCCCTGCAGTCAGGGCGGAGTACTGCAGGTAATCATTCCTATATTCTGCCATGTGTTTGTTCTTCTCACTGATGTCAATAAGAGATAACCTGCGGTAATTCTGGGGTACAGAGCTCTGCGGATTGTGTTATCCTATACAGAGTCCAagtaaataaccccccccccccccttgtttgcaGATAAAAGGATAAGGAATGAATGGCAGCCGTGGACGTCGTGTATCTTGTACGCGATCGATTTGGTGCCTGTTGACTTTGGTCGGAGGGTGTTGAGGGTATTTGATATGAGGCGCCGGCTCTACACGTTTTCTCACAGCTTAATCAGCCTCCAAAATCTATACTTTCCCATGATGTGAGAATCAGCCGGTCAGAGTCGGCGGGAGGAGGATGGGGGGAGATTGACACTTGGTGTAATTACATTAACTCCTTCACTCCTGGATGTGGTCAGTACCTGTCATGGCTGATCCTCTGCAGGGTCTCTGGATGGATAGCTACATGTTATAAgaggaggagcggctgatatcagtcacatatgatgtgatGTCTCTGGAAGTGATCACCTCCTCCAGAATCCTCTGTCCTGCTCCAAACTTCTCTGTCCACtttctccagacttctctgtcctctcccTCCAGACTCTTTGGTCCCCTCTCTTTAGACTTCTCTGTCTTTTCCCTCCAAACTCCTCTGTCTTTTCCCCCCAGACTCCTGTCTtttccctccctccagactcctctgtcttttccctccctccagactcctctgtcttttccctccctccagactcctctgtcttttccctccctccagactcctctgtcttttccctccctccagactcctctgtcttttccctccctccagactcctctgtcttttctcctccagactcctctgtcttttctcctccagactcctctgtcttttctcctccagactcctctgtcttttctcctccagactcctctgtcttctccctccctccagactcctctgtcttctccctccctccagactcctgtcttttccctccagactcctgtcttttccctccagactcctgtcttttccctccagactcctgtcttttccctccagactcctctgtcttttccctccagactcctctgtctttttcctccctccagactcctctgtcttttccctccctccagactcctctgtcttttccctccctccagactcctctgtctcttccctccctccagactcctctgtcttttccctccctccagactcctctgtctcttccctccttccagactcctctgtctcttccctccctccagactcctctgtctcttccctccctccagactcttctgtctcttccctccctccagactcctctgtctcttccctccctccagactcctctgtcttttccctccctccagactcctctgtcttttccctccctccagactcctctgtctcttccctccctccagactcctctgtctcttccctccctccagactcctctgtcctcctccctccagactcctctgtcctcctccctccagactcctctacacATTAGATGTCCAGATTTAATGGTCATACGTCACATTTTCCTGACATTATACGTTTTCACGCTGTGCCTTTTTTGTGTCGTTCGCACCCAGCGCCATTTATgtctttgatcacattttattggTTCTATGTTCTGAGCCTTTATAATGTTGTTCACTTCTCCTGCTGCTCCCGGAGAAGAGAATAATCGGTAAAGTGGCGTTTATTTCGCTGCGTTCGGCCTATTTGATAAAATGACATAATTCTGCGCCCGGCAGGGTCAGCCTCTAGGGGGTTATTAATATATACTACATTACTGTCGTGGGGCACAAAGGTAACGTTCATCACAGCAGCCACTAATGGACTTACCTTATATACATATAATTACCGCCTCCGACCTCTTCACATCACCGCTCAATAAAGATGGAGGATTCGCAGCCAGAGTCATTGTTTGAGTAATCACTGCACAGGTCGGGGACCCCACTAATGTCCGCCATTATATTGGAGTTACCACTTATTCCTCACAGATGTCATTGGGTGTCATTCTGGTATTGTATTCACTATAAAGGGATTGTTACAGGATGATGGGGATGGAAATGATGTTTGCaccagttctcctctgtctgtggtgttattgctcCCGCACTCCCCACAGTGGTCACGCCATATTTTTAGGCTCCTGTATAACTCCTTGGCCCGGACACAGAGTCCTATAAGAGGAAGGGATGTAGTAAATTTTGTCTGACCACATTTCAGGattctgagaaaccttggtgatGCCCAATGTGGGTTCAGGTGGCGCCCTATGTGGGGGCCGGTGAGGACTTGTATGGGAGCGGATGAGGATCTATGCGGGCGCTGGTGACGACACTTATGGCCTCCACAGCAGCGGGCCCTCCCCGAGCAGATAtcactagagttgagcgaatttacagtaaattgtcTCGTAGCGAACCTCACAGCTCAGCCGTTAATTACTTTAGTCTgcgaaaattagttcagctttccaaggactccagttgcctggaaaaggtggatacagacctaggactgtcatcccggacttttccaggcaactagAGCCCAaagctgaaaggggtactctggccccaagacatcttatcccctatccgaagatcttatgcctcccgaccatggggacggagtatcatgatgtcacaactccgcccctgtgtgacatcacaccccgccccctcaatgcaagtctatggtagggggcgtgacatcaccctcccatagacttgcattgagggagaggggcgtgacgtcacacggggcggagttgtgacgtcacgatactccgcccccgtggtcgggaggcataagactgagagcctccagcgcttcctgcagtgcttacaggtgggtgctgaatgctagattgcgagggtccccagcggcggtgcccccatgatcagacatcttataagatttcttggggccggagtaccccttgaaataatttacgcagactaaagtaatcaacaacaGAGCTGCGAGGTTCcatacgagccaatttactgtaagttctctcaacCCAAGATATCACTATTATCCTGCAGTGAGGATCTGATACTTCTCTACATCGGAGTGTAATGATAGTTTAGCACCGGCCGGGCACCGCTTCCGTCTCCACCGCCATATGGCAGCATTTTGCAGAGAGACCTTAGAGACACATAAACCTCTGCGTTCTGAGACGTTAATATGGTCCAGAGCAAAATGCTGCAGATGACGGCAAATCCTGAAATGTACGTGACCTGATCCTGAGTGAGGCTGCCGAGCCTGTGACCCCGACTGGGGAGAGTCTGCTGGAGGCCGACACTGTACATACACTgcccaaaataataaagggaacaaacaacacaatgtaactccaagtcactggcacttgtgtgagatcccactgtccactcaggaagaacactgattgactatcaatttcacatggaacagacaacacgtggaaatcataggcaattagcaagacactaccaataaaggagtgattctgcaggtggtgaccacagaccacttctcagttcctatgcttcctggctgatgttttggtcacttttgaatgctggcggtgctttcactctagtggtagcatgagacggagtctactacccacacaagtagctcaggtagtgcagctcatccaggatggcacatcaatgcgagctgtggcaagaaggtttgctgtgtctgtcagcgtagtgtccagagcatggaggcgctaccaggagacaggccagtacatcaggagacgtggaggaggccataggagggcaacaacccagcagcaggaccgctacctccgcctttgtgcaaagaggagcactgccagagccctgcaaaatgacctccagcaggccacaaatgtgcatgtgtccactcaaacggtcagaaacagactccatgaggggccgacgtccacaggtgggggttgtgcttacagcccaacaccgtgcaggacgtttggcatttgccagagaacacaaagattggtaaATTcagcactggtgccctgtgctctcctCTACACTGATGcagtacagcctgtgtgatctgccctCCCTGAAGACTTGGGTGCTTTCTATCTTTGCACACTCTCCTAGCTTCCTGCTTCTACAAAGAAAATTGAGTGAATACAGACTGAACAGCAGCACAACggcaggagatttttttttttttttttttaatgaagacgAGTTAGAAAGTCGCTTTAATTTAGCATTTAGGAAGTAAGTtaacaataaaaattattttcagtgcAAAGGTGTCCATGATCTGAGGTGACTGTGTATGCACCGATATCTCATCCCACTGAGTGTTGATGTGTATAAGACAGTGTTTTTCAACAAaggcaccttcagctgttgcaaaactacaactcccagcgtgcccggacaaccaacggctgtccgggtatgctgggtgttgtagttttgcaacagctggaggcaccctagttgggtttTTGATAGGTCATAGGGACCATCAGGACTCCCCCACCCTCCTCCTTCTGCTGCTCCATAAGACACTGGACAAAACACAAGACATCGCGCTGCTTTAACATAAACGACCATATAATTCTGAATAACaagatacaaaagaaaaaaatctctTATAAAAGAAGTAATATCTGATGATACATTGTTGCATCTCTTCTCCGAAATGTTCATGGCTGTGCTGTGGCTGGATGGTAAAGGGAAACTCCAgtcatgaaccccccccccccctccccaatgattgtgctttaaagagaatctgacactgCTGCATTGGGCAATAGAGGCAgggagctggctcacccagctccCCTGTCTCCTCCATGTTCTCCCATCGGCCCGATCAATGCCGCAGTTGAGCATTCATTAGCATATTAATGTAGGGGGGTATATGGAGGAGACAGATGAGCTGGGAGAGTTggctccccgcctccattgcgccATGTAGCTGAAGGTTACAGTGCCTGAACTCTGCGTACACTGATTGGCTTCCAGTAAGTGagccctctttgtaaagctgtttaaCGGCACTATAGttcattgggtttagtgcgggcgaacagggtgtcagattctctttaaaatctgccctaatttttttttcctgctctttGGGGGGTGGAGGTTAGTGGTCACATGACAACTGCCAACTAAATATAAGTGGGTGGAGTCTAAAATGTGAAACTTGTCCCAGTTAAAAGGGTAAGCAGGGGaggagctatatatatattttttgactgGAGTTTGCCTTTTAGTCATCGCTATTATTTTAGTAGCTTgtttatgacccccccccccctttaaaaaaaaaaaaaattataaaaatgtactaCCCATTTAAATTCCTAATAATCTTTAGTAAGAAGAGAGCGCAGAGTTCGTcttgttttctgtgtttttttgccCTTTTTGTGTTTGCTACAGAATAAGTTATCGACTTGTTTGCGTTCGCTTCGTGCCGTTGTTTGCTGAGATGTTGAAGTTTCAGGATGACGCCGCTGTTTGCGCTTCGCTCTCAGCCGGTGACTTTTACGCTGAAGGCTCAGGAGAGATTATCAAGGAGATAGAAaactgatttataaagggggcgggggggggggggggggcgcaaaacGTGACCTATCGCCTTCCAAATCGGAAGCTGAAGCCGCCTTTCTTCCGGTTGTATCCATTCAGTTCCTCGGCGAGAGATCCCAGGGCGGTGGCGCTTCGCTCCTCCAGTTCTGGCTCCGGATTTTCCACTTCGTTCCCTTCCTCTCTCCTCCCGAACCTAAAACGGAACCCGGCCCGCTCCTTCCCGAAGCCTTGCAGCTCCTTGGCTACGCTGAACAGGGAGGCGGGGTCTGTTGACTTCTTATCTCTGGGGCCCCCAAGTTGTAGGAGGGGCCTAGGAAGATCTTCATCCCCATCACGGAGGAGCTGCCATAAGCGGATCCTTTCCCACGGGACGTGGTCCCCCATGATGGTCTGCAGGCTACAGCTGAACCCCAAAACTAGGAAGAGCAGGATGGAAACGCTGTGTGCTCCGCGCATCTAGAAGGGACAGGAAGCATCACATGATAGGATTAAATACAGTGGTATCGTATGTGACAAGCTTAGATACATTATGGTGGAGTTAGGTACAGTGTATCAGGTGACAGGCTTGGATACACTAACTCAGCAAACCGTATCACATATGATGGAATTAGGAAAAGTGactgagcagacagtatcacacatgataggattagatacattatgGTGAAATTAGGTACAATGTATCaggtgacaggcttagatacactaactcagcagacagtatcacacatgataggattagatacaattGCACAAGAGACAGTATCAGACTAGATAAAATTAGATACATTAGaactttagagcagtgtttcccaacgagggtgcctccagctgatgaaaactacaactcccagcatgcccgacagcctTCATATTTCAGAAGTAAGTGCCCCCAGCTGTATCCAGGCCCTTCGGCTATTACAGGAACTTGTGGTAATTGTAATTAACCCTGAAACATGAAGCGGGGGCTGGAGCTTCAGTAGTGTGTGGTGACAGGAGACCCCCGGGGGTCCTCAGTTCTTATAGCTGCACACGCTGCTGCTTGAGACTCCAGTATGGAGGAtgtcgccttaaaggggtactccgcccctagacatcttatcccctgtccaaaggatcggggagaagatgtctgctgGCGGGGGTCTCGGCAAACATCGCTCTCtgctggatgattggtgatgcgggggagaggctcgtgacatcaaggccatgccccctcaatgcaagtctatgggagggggcgtgacaaggtcacgccccctcccatagacttgcattgagggggcgtgtccgtgacatcttgagcctccagcgctgcacctgacgctctaaacaaacgccagatgcagaacagagatcgtgggggtccccagcagcagggaccccccacaatcagacatcttataccctacgttttggatagaggataagatgtctagaggcggagtacccctttaaagaactgcagccaaaactaacttatcccctatccacatgaaaAATTATAATtagccgaccgctggggccccccggaccCATTTGTCATTAAGGAGCCCATGTAATGTACAGCACACGCACTCGGgcatctcccatagaaatgaatggagcgagtGCGGTCTACAGAAGACTATTGGGGCATTTATAGGGCTCGTTACCAGATCTTTTagcctgttggctgtcagggcatgctgggagttgtagttctaccacAGATGTATTGCTATCCCGTGCTCCTTGTTGTCTCCTAACCCTAGATAAATCATTATGAGCAGCGGATGACTCCACACTATGCTAATACCTGCGGGGTTTCTCTTTATCAGACGTGATACATTGTGTCCTTGTTCTGTGCAACTCAGCGAAAACGGCTTCAAATAATTCACAATAATCTGCATCCCGGGAGCTCGGTGactgacagttaaaggggtactccggtggaaaacagtttttttttttttttagatcaactggtgccagatttataaattacttctattaaaaaatcttaatccttccagtactttttaggggctgtatactacagaggaaatgcttttctttttggatttctcttctgtcacgaccacagtgctctctgctgacctctgctgtccattttaggaactgtccagagcaggagaaaatatctcctaaaatggacaacagaggtcagcagagagcactgtggtcgtgacagaagagaaatccaaaaagaaaagcatttcctctgtagtatacagccgctaataagtactggaaggattaagatttctttaatagaagtaatttacaaatctgt is a window encoding:
- the QRFP gene encoding orexigenic neuropeptide QRFP, with protein sequence MRGAHSVSILLFLVLGFSCSLQTIMGDHVPWERIRLWQLLRDGDEDLPRPLLQLGGPRDKKSTDPASLFSVAKELQGFGKERAGFRFRFGRREEGNEVENPEPELEERSATALGSLAEELNGYNRKKGGFSFRFGRR